One genomic segment of Pseudonocardia sp. T1-2H includes these proteins:
- a CDS encoding DUF3303 domain-containing protein has protein sequence MLWYCKFKWHAHTTVEALRRRILEQDSAGTNQPDRIRGWYDLAGGGAGFMLIETDDPRELTDMLQPYMDLLSWDVHAVAEQPSYEAIVESFRQKAGS, from the coding sequence ATGCTGTGGTACTGCAAATTCAAGTGGCATGCGCACACCACGGTCGAAGCATTGCGCCGCCGGATCCTCGAACAGGACAGCGCCGGCACGAACCAGCCAGATCGGATTCGCGGCTGGTACGACTTGGCCGGTGGTGGAGCAGGATTCATGTTGATCGAGACGGACGATCCTCGCGAGCTGACAGACATGCTCCAGCCGTACATGGACCTCCTCAGCTGGGATGTGCATGCGGTCGCCGAGCAGCCGTCGTATGAGGCAATAGTCGAATCGTTCCGCCAGAAAGCGGGCAGCTGA
- a CDS encoding acetyl-CoA C-acetyltransferase: protein MPGSVIVGGARTPIGKLSGALKCFTAMDLGGIAIAEALVRSGVSGDQVDYVIMGHVIQAGAGQITARQAAVKGGIPMTVPALTVNKVCLSGLNAIATADQLIGYGEFDVVVAGGMESMTNGPYLLSGARLGYRYGDGSLIDATQRDALFCSFDQLGMGDATDRYTAARGIGRAEQDEYSAMSHERATTAGKNGLFDDEIVNVEVPQRRGDPLLVTEDEGVRPGTTAESLGKLRPAFAADGTITAGSASQISDGGAAVVVMSRATAEQLGVPVLAEIGAHGVVAGPDPSLLSQPANAIAKALDREGLAPADIDLFEINEAFAAVAIQSMRDLGIDPSVVNVNGGAIAMGHPVGASGARLALHLALELGRRGGGLGAAGLCGGGGQGEALVLRVPA from the coding sequence ATGCCAGGGTCGGTCATCGTCGGAGGCGCCCGGACCCCGATCGGCAAGCTTTCCGGCGCGCTCAAGTGCTTCACGGCCATGGACCTGGGGGGCATCGCCATCGCAGAAGCCCTGGTCAGATCCGGGGTCTCCGGTGACCAAGTGGACTACGTGATCATGGGACACGTCATCCAAGCCGGCGCGGGACAGATCACCGCCCGCCAAGCCGCCGTCAAGGGCGGGATCCCGATGACCGTGCCGGCGCTGACCGTGAACAAGGTCTGTCTGTCCGGTCTCAATGCGATTGCCACGGCCGACCAGCTCATCGGCTACGGCGAGTTCGACGTGGTCGTCGCCGGGGGCATGGAGTCGATGACGAACGGCCCCTACCTGCTGTCCGGCGCGCGGCTGGGCTACCGCTACGGCGACGGTTCCCTCATCGATGCCACCCAGCGCGACGCGCTGTTCTGCTCGTTCGACCAGCTCGGGATGGGCGACGCCACCGACCGCTACACCGCAGCCCGGGGCATCGGGCGCGCCGAACAGGACGAGTATTCGGCGATGTCACACGAGCGAGCCACCACCGCGGGCAAGAACGGCCTGTTCGACGACGAGATCGTCAACGTGGAGGTGCCCCAACGCCGCGGCGACCCGCTGCTGGTCACCGAGGACGAGGGTGTGCGCCCCGGGACCACCGCCGAGTCGCTGGGCAAGCTGCGCCCTGCCTTCGCCGCCGACGGCACGATCACGGCCGGATCTGCCTCGCAGATCTCCGACGGCGGCGCGGCGGTGGTGGTGATGAGCCGGGCCACGGCCGAACAGCTCGGCGTTCCGGTGCTCGCCGAGATCGGCGCGCACGGCGTCGTCGCCGGCCCGGACCCGTCGTTGCTGTCCCAGCCGGCCAACGCGATCGCCAAGGCTCTGGACCGCGAGGGCTTGGCCCCCGCCGACATCGACCTGTTCGAGATCAACGAGGCCTTCGCCGCGGTCGCCATCCAGTCGATGCGCGACCTGGGCATCGACCCGTCCGTGGTCAATGTCAACGGCGGGGCCATCGCGATGGGACATCCCGTCGGCGCGTCGGGCGCTCGTCTCGCCCTGCACCTCGCGCTCGAACTGGGCCGCCGCGGCGGCGGGCTCGGCGCCGCGGGCCTGTGCGGCGGCGGCGGCCAGGGCGAAGCCCTCGTCCTCCGCGTTCCGGCCTGA
- the mftD gene encoding pre-mycofactocin synthase MftD (MftD, an enzyme found in the mycofactocin biosynthesis locus, performs an oxidative deamination of 3-amino-5-[(p-hydroxyphenyl)methyl]-4,4-dimethyl-2-pyrrolidinone (AHDP). The resulting compound, now called pre-mycofactocin (PMFT), is a biologically active redox cofactor that can oxidize the non-exchangeable NADH of TIGR03971 family SDR-type oxidoreductases.) — protein MASSREWFETVAEAQRRAKKRLPKSVYMALVAGSEQGLTLDDNVNAFSELGFRPHIADLPQHRDQSTRVLGQDISLPVIISPTGVQAVSPDGEVAVARASAAAGTAIGLSSFASKPIEDVAEANPQVFFQMYWVGTRERILERAERAKKAGAKALIVTLDWSFSTRRDWGSPPIPERMSLKAMLRFAPEGIVRPWWLIDFMRHGGIPDLTTPNLAAPGEQAPTFFGAYGEWMGTPLPAWDDVRWLREEWGGPFAIKGIMHPDDARRAVDIGATAISVSNHGGNNLDGTPGSIRALPGVVDAVGDQIEVLLDGGIRRGSDVVKALALGAKAVMIGRAYLWGMAANGEAGVKNVLEILRSGIDEALLGLGRASIHDLVRDDLIVPADFTRAP, from the coding sequence ATGGCAAGCAGTAGAGAGTGGTTCGAGACGGTTGCCGAGGCGCAGCGTCGGGCGAAGAAGCGGCTGCCGAAATCGGTATACATGGCGCTGGTCGCCGGGTCCGAGCAGGGCCTGACCCTCGACGACAACGTGAACGCGTTCAGTGAGCTGGGGTTCCGGCCGCACATCGCCGACCTTCCCCAGCACCGGGACCAGTCGACCAGGGTGCTCGGTCAGGACATCTCCTTGCCGGTGATCATCTCGCCGACCGGGGTGCAGGCGGTGAGCCCGGACGGGGAGGTCGCGGTCGCCCGGGCCTCGGCGGCGGCCGGGACGGCGATCGGGTTGAGCTCGTTCGCCAGCAAACCGATCGAGGACGTCGCCGAGGCCAACCCGCAGGTCTTCTTCCAGATGTACTGGGTGGGGACCCGGGAGCGCATCCTGGAGCGGGCGGAGCGGGCCAAGAAGGCCGGGGCTAAGGCCCTGATCGTCACGCTGGACTGGTCGTTCTCCACCCGGCGGGATTGGGGCAGCCCGCCGATCCCGGAGCGGATGAGCCTGAAGGCGATGCTGCGGTTCGCGCCGGAGGGGATCGTGCGGCCCTGGTGGCTGATCGACTTCATGCGCCACGGCGGGATTCCCGACCTCACCACGCCCAACCTCGCCGCGCCCGGCGAGCAGGCCCCGACGTTCTTCGGTGCCTACGGGGAGTGGATGGGCACGCCGCTGCCGGCATGGGACGACGTCAGATGGCTGCGCGAGGAGTGGGGCGGCCCCTTCGCCATCAAGGGGATCATGCATCCCGACGACGCCCGCCGCGCGGTCGACATCGGGGCCACCGCCATCTCGGTGTCCAATCACGGGGGCAACAACCTCGACGGCACCCCGGGGTCCATCCGCGCCCTGCCCGGCGTGGTCGACGCGGTCGGAGACCAGATCGAGGTCCTGCTCGACGGCGGGATCCGCCGCGGAAGCGACGTCGTCAAGGCCCTCGCCCTCGGTGCCAAGGCCGTGATGATCGGACGCGCCTACCTGTGGGGGATGGCGGCCAACGGCGAGGCCGGGGTCAAGAACGTGCTGGAGATCCTGCGCAGCGGGATCGACGAGGCACTCCTCGGACTCGGGCGGGCCTCGATCCACGATCTTGTTCGCGACGATCTGATCGTTCCTGCGGACTTCACCCGAGCGCCCTAG
- a CDS encoding aldehyde dehydrogenase family protein — MGHRTGMGGFMNAIADLPVDPKVKEYTARRWELLIDGDWVKAKSEQTFQTHNPATGELLAECAQADEVDIDRAVRAARRAFETGPWPAMTATERGRLIWKLGDLVLEHLEEFAELETLDNGKPISVTRAVDVPLTAELFQYMAGWANKLEGNTIPLSVPYTPGAMYHAYTLREPLGVVGQIIPWNFPLLMAAWKLGPALAGGNTVVFKPAEHTPLTALRLGELIMEAGFPKGVVNVVPGPGPIAGEALAAHPDVDKIAFTGSTAVGKRIIGAATGNLKKVTLELGGKSPNVVFADADMDQAIPGAASAIFFNHGQVCSAGSRLYVEDGAFDEVTEGVAEQAKQMKVGPGMDPATEMGPLVAEEQLDRVWDYVESGFAEGARALSGGRKMDGPGYFIEPTVLVDTNPNMKVVREEIFGPVVTAHPFSRENDVLPAANDTIYGLGSGVWTKDLSRAHRMAERLHAGTVWVNCYNVFDAALPFGGYKQSGWGREMGHEVLNLYTQIKSVCMRL, encoded by the coding sequence GTGGGACACCGCACCGGCATGGGAGGATTCATGAACGCGATAGCTGATCTTCCGGTAGACCCGAAGGTCAAGGAGTACACCGCCCGTCGGTGGGAGCTGCTCATCGACGGGGACTGGGTGAAGGCGAAGTCCGAGCAGACCTTCCAGACCCACAATCCGGCCACCGGTGAGCTCCTGGCCGAGTGCGCCCAGGCCGACGAGGTCGACATCGACCGGGCGGTGCGGGCGGCGCGGCGGGCGTTTGAGACCGGGCCCTGGCCGGCGATGACCGCGACCGAGCGGGGGCGGCTCATCTGGAAGCTCGGCGATCTGGTGCTGGAGCACCTGGAGGAGTTCGCCGAGCTGGAAACCCTCGACAACGGCAAGCCGATCAGCGTCACCCGCGCGGTCGATGTGCCGCTGACCGCTGAGCTGTTCCAGTACATGGCCGGCTGGGCCAACAAGCTGGAGGGCAACACGATCCCGCTGTCGGTGCCCTACACGCCCGGCGCGATGTACCACGCCTACACGCTGCGGGAACCGTTGGGGGTGGTGGGGCAGATCATCCCGTGGAACTTCCCGCTGCTCATGGCCGCCTGGAAACTGGGTCCCGCCCTGGCCGGGGGCAACACGGTCGTGTTCAAGCCGGCCGAGCACACCCCGCTGACGGCGCTGCGCCTGGGCGAGCTGATCATGGAGGCCGGTTTCCCCAAGGGTGTGGTCAACGTCGTTCCCGGGCCGGGGCCGATCGCCGGGGAGGCCCTGGCCGCGCACCCGGACGTGGACAAGATCGCTTTCACCGGCTCCACCGCGGTCGGCAAACGCATCATCGGGGCTGCGACGGGCAACCTGAAGAAGGTCACGCTGGAACTGGGCGGCAAGTCGCCGAACGTGGTGTTCGCCGACGCCGACATGGATCAGGCGATTCCCGGTGCGGCGAGCGCGATCTTCTTCAACCACGGCCAGGTCTGCTCGGCCGGGTCGCGGCTGTATGTCGAGGACGGCGCTTTCGACGAGGTGACCGAGGGAGTAGCCGAACAAGCGAAGCAGATGAAGGTCGGCCCGGGCATGGATCCGGCCACCGAGATGGGCCCGCTGGTGGCCGAGGAGCAGTTGGACCGGGTCTGGGACTACGTCGAGTCCGGGTTCGCCGAGGGGGCCCGGGCGTTGAGCGGCGGCCGCAAGATGGACGGTCCCGGATACTTCATCGAACCGACCGTGCTGGTGGACACCAACCCGAACATGAAGGTGGTGCGCGAGGAGATCTTCGGGCCGGTGGTCACCGCCCATCCCTTCTCCCGGGAGAACGACGTGCTGCCCGCGGCCAACGACACGATCTACGGCCTCGGCTCCGGGGTCTGGACCAAGGACCTGAGCAGAGCCCACCGCATGGCCGAACGGCTGCACGCCGGCACCGTCTGGGTCAACTGCTACAACGTCTTCGACGCCGCACTGCCCTTCGGCGGCTACAAGCAGTCCGGGTGGGGCCGCGAAATGGGCCACGAGGTCCTCAACCTGTACACCCAGATCAAATCCGTGTGCATGCGACTGTGA
- a CDS encoding LysR family transcriptional regulator, translating into MELRQLHYFVTLAEELHFGRAAAREHIVQSALSQQLQRLERELGVLLIERTTHHVQLNAAGAAFLIEARQILAHVERAAVAAQRAACSTPHLRVGIVDASYDSMPLILHELRQRYPDLEIHQVEVGVPEQFQRLVDGRLDVGLGRASLAPPSVASELFRLDPLGVLVAEGHRFGGLSVVPVATLATEPLLFAEDERAPEFNQFVIELCRSVGFIPTLYRGTVDSIRASVDLVVQQRCVLCAPSSCVPPGTGMAWRPLVAPPSRYPWSLLWRAGDSSEHVHAVLGCARALSRRLGWLEPRAQVAGQARS; encoded by the coding sequence ATGGAGCTTCGGCAGCTGCACTACTTCGTCACCCTCGCCGAGGAGCTGCACTTCGGCCGGGCCGCGGCACGCGAACACATCGTCCAGTCTGCGCTGAGCCAGCAGCTGCAACGTTTGGAGCGGGAGCTGGGGGTGCTCCTGATCGAGCGTACGACCCACCACGTGCAGCTGAACGCGGCCGGCGCCGCTTTTCTGATCGAGGCCCGGCAGATCCTCGCCCACGTCGAGCGGGCGGCGGTGGCCGCGCAGCGCGCCGCCTGCTCAACGCCCCACCTGCGGGTGGGGATCGTCGACGCCAGCTACGACTCGATGCCACTGATCCTGCATGAGCTCCGGCAGCGCTATCCCGACCTGGAGATCCACCAGGTCGAGGTCGGTGTGCCCGAACAGTTCCAGCGACTGGTCGACGGGCGGTTGGACGTGGGCCTCGGGCGGGCGTCGCTGGCCCCGCCGAGCGTGGCCTCCGAACTGTTTCGTCTGGACCCGCTCGGGGTGCTCGTCGCCGAGGGACACCGCTTCGGGGGGCTGTCCGTCGTCCCGGTCGCCACCCTCGCCACCGAACCTCTGCTGTTCGCCGAGGACGAACGGGCCCCGGAGTTCAACCAGTTCGTGATCGAGCTGTGCCGCTCGGTCGGTTTCATCCCCACCCTGTACCGGGGGACCGTGGACAGCATCCGAGCCTCGGTCGACCTCGTCGTGCAACAGCGCTGCGTGCTGTGTGCACCGTCCTCGTGTGTACCGCCGGGGACGGGGATGGCATGGAGGCCGTTGGTGGCTCCCCCGTCGCGCTATCCGTGGTCGCTGCTGTGGCGGGCCGGTGACTCCTCCGAGCACGTCCACGCCGTCCTCGGGTGCGCCCGCGCGCTGTCCCGGCGGCTGGGCTGGCTGGAACCGCGGGCTCAGGTGGCGGGCCAAGCGCGATCCTGA
- the acs gene encoding acetate--CoA ligase produces the protein MTDNAKLVQSAAELERLLDDLQKVEKFEPPAKFRARARVRDPGVYEVAARDPEGYWAEQARQLHWDRPFTTVLDDSDPPFFTWFGDGTLNVSYNCLDRHIEAGLGDRVAYHWRGEEGEERAITYADLHRDVQRLANGLKDLGVGRGDVVGIFLPMIPEVVVAMLACARIGAPHNVVFGGFAPESVRERMEVSHAKALITVDGARRKGRTAPIKREVDRVMSGLTELRSIVVVRHTGADCPMQDGRDVFYDDLLARSEPVCPAEPLPAEHPLFILYSSGSTAKPKGILHTTGGYLTGVAATHRDVFDLRPDSDVFWCTADVGWVTGHSYIVYGPLANGCTSVMFEGAPDYPSKDVWWEIIERYGVTTFYTAPTAVRVCMKWGIEYPNRHDLSSLRLLGSVGEPINPKAWLWFYAVIGRQQCPVVDTWWQTETGHIMIAPLPGLTPTKPGSATLPLPGVSAALVDLDGNELAEGTGLLVLTRPWPGMLRTLYGDDERYVSTYFDRFGPRTYVVGDAARRDSDGYFWIIGRTDDVINVSGHRLSTAEVESAIVAHEKVAEAAVVAETDQVTGQAIVAFVTLNADLRGDDQVAAEIREYVGVRIGKLARPKSIIWAEDLPKTRSGKIMRRLLRDIADGREPGDVTTLGDPSVLHQLQERAAARGKATS, from the coding sequence ATGACTGACAACGCCAAGCTCGTGCAGAGCGCAGCAGAACTCGAGCGGCTCCTCGACGACCTGCAGAAGGTCGAGAAGTTCGAGCCTCCGGCGAAGTTCCGCGCCCGGGCGCGCGTGCGGGACCCCGGTGTGTACGAGGTGGCTGCGCGCGACCCGGAGGGCTACTGGGCCGAACAGGCCCGCCAACTGCACTGGGACCGGCCGTTCACGACCGTTCTGGACGATTCCGACCCACCGTTCTTCACCTGGTTCGGCGATGGAACCCTCAACGTCTCCTACAACTGTCTGGATCGGCATATCGAGGCCGGGCTCGGCGACCGGGTCGCCTATCACTGGCGTGGCGAGGAGGGCGAGGAGCGCGCGATCACGTACGCGGATCTGCACCGCGACGTGCAGCGGCTGGCCAATGGCCTGAAGGATCTCGGAGTCGGCAGGGGGGACGTGGTCGGGATCTTCCTTCCGATGATTCCCGAGGTCGTCGTCGCGATGCTCGCCTGCGCCCGGATCGGTGCTCCGCACAACGTGGTCTTCGGCGGCTTCGCCCCGGAGTCGGTGCGGGAGCGGATGGAGGTGTCGCACGCGAAGGCGCTCATCACCGTCGACGGCGCCCGGCGCAAGGGCAGGACGGCGCCCATCAAGCGCGAGGTCGATCGGGTCATGTCCGGCCTGACCGAGCTTCGCTCGATCGTGGTGGTTCGCCATACCGGCGCCGACTGCCCGATGCAGGACGGCCGGGACGTCTTCTACGACGACCTGCTCGCGCGCAGCGAGCCGGTCTGCCCGGCCGAGCCGCTGCCGGCCGAGCATCCGCTCTTCATCCTGTACTCGTCGGGCTCGACGGCGAAGCCGAAGGGCATCCTGCACACCACCGGTGGATACCTGACCGGAGTTGCGGCCACCCACCGGGACGTCTTCGACCTCCGGCCGGACTCCGACGTGTTCTGGTGCACGGCCGACGTCGGCTGGGTCACCGGGCACTCCTACATCGTGTACGGGCCGCTCGCGAACGGGTGCACCAGCGTGATGTTCGAAGGCGCCCCGGACTACCCGAGCAAAGACGTCTGGTGGGAGATCATCGAGCGCTACGGCGTCACGACCTTCTACACCGCGCCGACCGCCGTCCGGGTCTGCATGAAGTGGGGTATCGAGTACCCGAACAGGCATGACCTGTCGTCGCTGCGCCTGCTCGGGTCGGTCGGCGAACCGATCAACCCGAAGGCCTGGCTGTGGTTCTACGCGGTGATCGGCCGCCAGCAGTGCCCGGTCGTCGACACCTGGTGGCAGACCGAGACCGGGCACATCATGATCGCGCCGCTGCCCGGGCTGACGCCGACCAAGCCCGGTTCGGCCACCCTTCCGTTGCCCGGCGTCTCGGCGGCACTGGTGGACCTGGACGGCAACGAACTGGCCGAGGGAACCGGGTTGCTGGTCCTCACCCGGCCCTGGCCGGGGATGCTGCGCACGCTCTACGGCGACGACGAGCGCTACGTCTCGACGTACTTCGACCGGTTCGGACCGCGCACCTACGTGGTCGGTGACGCGGCCCGGCGCGACAGCGACGGATACTTCTGGATCATCGGACGGACCGACGACGTCATCAACGTGTCGGGCCACCGGTTGTCCACCGCGGAGGTCGAGTCCGCGATCGTCGCCCACGAGAAGGTCGCCGAGGCGGCCGTGGTCGCCGAGACCGACCAGGTGACCGGTCAGGCCATCGTCGCCTTCGTGACGTTGAACGCGGACCTGCGGGGTGACGACCAGGTGGCCGCCGAGATCCGGGAGTACGTCGGCGTGCGGATCGGCAAGCTGGCCCGTCCGAAGTCGATCATCTGGGCCGAGGATCTGCCGAAGACCCGCTCCGGAAAGATCATGCGCCGGCTGCTGCGGGATATCGCCGACGGGCGTGAGCCGGGTGACGTCACGACGCTGGGCGACCCGTCGGTTCTCCACCAGCTTCAGGAGAGAGCCGCCGCCCGCGGAAAGGCCACGTCGTAG
- a CDS encoding acetoin utilization protein AcuC, translating into MSGSVVLVWSEELLNYDLGATHPMAPGRLEFTMALARDLDVFAGRHTRITAPRPASDDVLQLIHDPAYVAAVRAAPRRRSAQPYDTFGLGGEDNPIFGRIHEASALVTGGTVDAARAVRSNGAQHAVNLAGGLHHAMPSKASGFCVYNDAAVAIAWLLADGVQRVAYVDVDAHHGDGVEAAFYGDPRVLTISLHESGYTAFPGTGFPEESGHGAAEGAAVNVALPPGTGDAGWLRAFHAVVPPLVRAFEPQILITQLGCDTHRLDPLAQLNLTVDAHRHSYAVLHQLAHEVAGGRWVAVGGGGYEIVQVVPRSWTHLLAEVTGSPLDPDTATPDGWLQFVHGRTGREGPKLLTDGTEPTYYAWDAGEGDPDDPVDRAIAATRRAVFPDHGLDHIDPR; encoded by the coding sequence ATGAGCGGGTCGGTCGTCCTCGTATGGAGCGAGGAGCTGCTGAACTACGACCTCGGAGCCACTCACCCGATGGCTCCGGGCCGCCTCGAGTTCACCATGGCCCTGGCCCGCGACCTCGACGTGTTCGCCGGGCGCCACACGCGGATCACGGCACCGCGGCCGGCTTCCGACGACGTGCTCCAGCTCATCCACGACCCGGCTTACGTCGCCGCGGTACGCGCCGCGCCGCGGCGCCGGTCCGCCCAGCCGTACGACACGTTCGGGTTGGGCGGCGAGGACAACCCGATCTTCGGCCGGATTCACGAGGCGTCGGCTCTCGTCACCGGCGGCACGGTGGACGCCGCCCGGGCGGTCCGCAGCAACGGGGCGCAGCACGCCGTCAACCTCGCCGGCGGTCTCCACCACGCGATGCCGTCGAAGGCATCCGGGTTCTGCGTATACAACGACGCCGCGGTTGCCATCGCCTGGCTACTGGCCGACGGTGTACAGCGGGTGGCCTACGTCGACGTGGACGCCCACCACGGCGACGGCGTGGAGGCGGCGTTCTACGGCGACCCCCGAGTTCTGACGATCAGCCTGCACGAGAGCGGCTACACAGCATTCCCGGGCACCGGTTTCCCGGAGGAGTCCGGCCACGGCGCCGCGGAAGGCGCCGCGGTCAACGTCGCGTTGCCGCCGGGTACCGGCGACGCCGGCTGGCTGCGCGCGTTCCATGCCGTCGTGCCGCCGCTCGTGCGGGCCTTCGAGCCGCAGATCCTCATCACCCAACTCGGCTGCGACACCCACCGCCTCGATCCGTTGGCCCAGCTCAACCTCACCGTCGACGCGCACCGGCACAGCTACGCGGTGCTGCACCAACTGGCACACGAGGTTGCCGGCGGCCGCTGGGTCGCGGTCGGCGGCGGGGGCTACGAGATCGTGCAGGTCGTACCCCGGTCGTGGACCCACCTGCTTGCCGAAGTCACCGGTAGCCCGCTCGACCCCGACACGGCGACGCCCGACGGCTGGCTGCAGTTCGTCCACGGACGTACCGGACGCGAGGGACCGAAGCTCCTCACCGACGGCACCGAACCGACGTACTACGCCTGGGACGCCGGTGAGGGCGACCCCGACGATCCGGTGGATCGCGCGATCGCCGCGACCCGTCGCGCGGTGTTCCCCGACCACGGCCTCGACCACATCGATCCGCGATGA
- a CDS encoding UBP-type zinc finger domain-containing protein, which translates to MPRAILHRADLGDLRRCAHAAAATRVEPLSTVCLECREHGHGWVELWLCLSCGWVACSDNSPNQHARAHYEETDHPVAGPLQDDARPRWCYVHERSVGSVSAGRP; encoded by the coding sequence ATGCCAAGAGCGATCCTCCACAGGGCAGACCTCGGTGACCTGCGCCGCTGCGCGCACGCTGCCGCCGCCACGCGCGTCGAGCCCCTCTCCACGGTGTGTCTGGAGTGCCGGGAACACGGGCACGGCTGGGTCGAGCTGTGGTTGTGCCTGTCCTGCGGCTGGGTGGCATGCTCGGACAATTCACCCAACCAGCACGCCAGAGCCCACTACGAGGAAACGGATCACCCCGTCGCCGGGCCACTGCAGGACGACGCACGCCCGCGGTGGTGCTACGTCCATGAACGCTCCGTCGGATCTGTATCCGCAGGTAGACCTTGA
- a CDS encoding GAF and ANTAR domain-containing protein, translating into MVELGSVTRALLAIAHDGADERALAERICQACVTGLDVDGAVISVLTASVSRETLWATDATAELLEELQFTLNEGACMEAAATGSPVLIPDLHHSTETARWPMFAAAVAEQTDVRALFALPLQWGTVNVGVLDLYRIAPGGLSAAQRRDAVSASETATLLILGLRTDPGHSDPERDGGMSWLDQSHSSRAEIHQATGMVLAQLGVSAQEALARMRGLAFVEQRLLIDVARDVVSRRLRFTEEMR; encoded by the coding sequence ATGGTTGAGCTGGGTTCGGTCACCCGAGCGCTGCTGGCCATCGCCCATGACGGCGCGGACGAGCGCGCGTTGGCCGAGCGGATCTGTCAGGCGTGTGTGACGGGTTTGGACGTCGACGGCGCGGTGATCTCCGTGCTCACCGCGAGTGTGTCGCGGGAGACGTTGTGGGCCACCGACGCGACGGCGGAACTGTTGGAGGAGTTGCAGTTCACGCTGAACGAGGGCGCCTGCATGGAAGCGGCGGCGACCGGGTCACCGGTGCTCATCCCGGACCTGCACCACAGCACCGAGACGGCGCGCTGGCCGATGTTCGCCGCCGCCGTGGCGGAGCAGACAGATGTCAGGGCACTGTTCGCCCTGCCGCTGCAATGGGGAACGGTCAACGTGGGTGTGCTCGACCTGTACCGGATCGCGCCGGGCGGGTTGAGCGCGGCGCAACGCCGGGACGCCGTCAGCGCTTCGGAGACCGCAACGTTGCTGATACTCGGGTTGCGCACCGACCCTGGGCACTCCGACCCCGAACGCGACGGCGGCATGTCATGGCTGGATCAGTCGCACAGCAGCCGCGCGGAGATCCACCAGGCCACCGGCATGGTGCTGGCCCAGCTCGGGGTCAGCGCACAGGAAGCGTTGGCCCGGATGCGGGGCCTCGCGTTCGTCGAGCAGCGGTTGCTCATCGACGTGGCCCGCGACGTGGTGTCACGACGGTTGCGGTTCACCGAGGAGATGAGGTAG
- a CDS encoding GAF and ANTAR domain-containing protein: MSQAGRGREQLVGLAFVSLADTLVDEYDIIDLLDRLVGHSVELLAADAAGIVLGDARRELRVVAASSEDAQLMELLQLQSDEGPCLDCFTNAAPVSAVDLAEAADRWPVFAAAVADRGAFRSVHALPLRLRGEAIGALNLFHRQPGSLPAVDLALGQALADVATIGILSERAIRRGEVLNEQLQSALNSRVIIEQAKGVLANSGNLSTDAAFDRLRRYARSNNLRLSDVARNVVETDLAADILAPRGAWRPKHR, encoded by the coding sequence ATGAGCCAGGCGGGCAGAGGTCGCGAGCAACTGGTGGGCCTGGCGTTCGTCTCCTTGGCCGACACCCTGGTCGACGAGTACGACATCATCGATCTGCTCGACCGGCTGGTCGGCCACAGCGTCGAGCTGCTCGCCGCGGACGCGGCCGGGATCGTGCTCGGTGACGCGCGGCGCGAGTTGCGGGTGGTGGCGGCATCCAGCGAGGACGCGCAGCTGATGGAGCTGCTGCAGCTGCAGAGCGACGAGGGCCCGTGCCTGGACTGCTTCACGAACGCCGCCCCGGTCAGCGCGGTCGACCTGGCCGAGGCCGCGGATCGGTGGCCGGTGTTCGCCGCTGCGGTCGCCGACCGAGGTGCGTTCCGCTCGGTCCATGCGCTGCCGCTGCGGCTGCGCGGGGAGGCGATCGGCGCGTTGAACCTGTTCCACCGCCAACCCGGATCGCTGCCCGCCGTCGACCTTGCTCTGGGCCAAGCGTTGGCCGATGTGGCAACGATCGGGATCCTGTCCGAACGCGCCATCCGCCGCGGTGAGGTGCTCAACGAGCAACTCCAGTCCGCACTCAACAGCCGAGTGATCATCGAACAGGCCAAGGGAGTACTCGCCAACAGCGGAAACCTGAGCACGGACGCGGCATTCGACCGGCTGCGACGCTACGCCCGCAGCAACAACCTGCGGCTCAGCGACGTGGCCCGCAACGTCGTCGAGACCGACCTCGCCGCCGACATACTGGCCCCGCGTGGGGCCTGGAGACCCAAGCATCGGTGA